A window of Bacillus sp. DX3.1 genomic DNA:
GGGAACCCAGCCGTAAATAGCTTACTAAGTTCTTCCGTTGTAGGTGGCAAATCTAGCAATACAACGTATCGATCTTCTAGCCCCGTTACTTCAGAAGCATGCTGCAGTTGCTCCCTATACGTTTCTAAAGAAAACTTGTTCAATACTTCTTCAGAAAAATATATCATTGTTACTCTTTCAAGTGAAAGTTCCGCTATATTCACTTCTACATTACGCATGCTACGCCAATCAAATAATTGCCAAGCATTTACAGCAATATCCTGAACCATAAGCTGCGGCTTTCGGAAATTATTCCATTCATTAATCGACGCTTCCCCCACAACAGATACACGAGCGACTGGAGAAATTTCTTTCGCATAGGCACCAAAACCAAAACCAATTGTATCTAACGTTGCTTGCCCATCACGAAGCGCCATTTTCAAATGGGAACCGTCAGAACCAATAGCACGAATACTTTCAAGTTCCGCATCCTGCACTGCAATACGAGGCTTCGGATTCCCAACGCCAAACGGTGCGAGTTTTTGCATTTCTTCAATTGCTGAAAGTGTTACATCCTTTACTTTACAAATTGCATCAACAGTTGTAATCGGAATGAAATCTTCTGCCGTTAAAATAGCCTCTGCTTGTTCATTCAAACGGCGACGTAGTTCCTCCACATCATTCATATGAAGCGTCATCCCTGCCGCCATCGGATGTCCACCAAAATGAGGCAATAACTCTCTACAATCCGATAAGTTAGCAAATAAATCAAAACCAGCAATACTTCGAGCCGATCCTTTTGCTGTTTGTTTCTCTGGATCGATATTTAAAATAATTGTTGGTCGATAAAAACGCTCTACCAATTTAGAAGCAACAATTCCAATTACACCCGGATTCCATCCTTCTTTTGCCAACACTAATACTTTATTCTTTTCTGGCGGATAGGTGTTTTCTACTTCAGCAATTGCTTCTTCCGTAATTTGCTTCACAATATCTTTTCGAAGCTTATTTAGTTCGTCAATTTCAGCTGCTAACTCACTCGCTTCTTCTGGATCTTCGGATAGAAGGAGATGAACTGCTGGAGCTGCATCTTCTAAGCGACCGATCGCATTAATACGCGGCGCAAGTGAGAATCCAATACTTTCTTCAGTAATCTCATTTTGCGAAATATTTCCTACCTTAAATAACGCTTGTAAGCCAACTCGTTTTGTTGCTCTCATTTGTTTCAACCCACGCTGCACGAGCAATCGGTTTTCGCCGTGAAGCGATACTAAATCTGCTACTGTACCAATGACAGCAATTTCTAATAAATGTTCTGGTACACGGCCCAGTAATGCATGCGCTACTTTGAATGCAACACCAACACCTGCTAAATAATGAAACGGATACACACCACCCTCTAGCTTTGGATGGATAATCGCCAATGCTTCAGGAAGCTCTGGCGGTGGCTCGTGATGATCCGTAATAATTAGATCAATGCCAAGCTCTTTCGCTACCTGCGCTTCATGAACAGCTGCAATTCCTGTATCAACAGTAATGATCAGAGAGAATCCCGCACCATGTGCCCAGCGAAACGCTGCTTCATTCGGTCCATACCCTTCTGTAAATCGGTTTGGAATATAAAACTCAACATCTGCTCCCAGTTCTTGAAGAGCAAGAAACAAGACGGTCGTACTACTCACACCATCCGCATCATAATCACCAAAAATTAAAATTTGCTCGCCGTTCTGAATCGCTTGTTGCACACGTTCTACAGTACGGTCCATACCTTCAAGTAAAAATGGATCATGAAACTCTTGCTTTTCTGTATTTAAAAAGTCCACAATCTTTTCTTCTGTATCTAAGCCTCTATTGAGGAATAACGAGGTAACAAGAGGTGTCAATTGAAGCTTACTCGCTAATTGACTCACAATCTCCTCGTTATAATGTTTTTCTTTCCAACGCGTCTTCGCTTGTAACACGAAATCACCCCTTAACCCGTCCATTATACTAGACAGATTAAGGGGTGACAATTCCTTTCATTCTCGTTAGTTAAACCAAGCGGACCCTTCAACCTAAACAGTTGCTCCTTTAATTCATCAACCACCTTACTGCCCCTTTGAACAGCCTCCATATCAATTAGGAGAATACGGGTTAATATGAACAAAAACATTTTGTACATTGTCTTGCTTCATTAACGTTTCTTTTACACGTTTACCAATGCCATGTCCTTCTTCAACTGTTATATAGGGGTCAACAGACACTTTAATATCTACAATGACGTAATGTCCATGTTCTCTTGCATATAACGAACCAATTTTTTTCACGCCTTCTACTTGCAAGACCGACTCTTTTAGCGGAATAACATCTTCCTCATGAAGCACGTGATCAAGCGTTGTATGAATTGCTTCTTTTCCAATACTCCACGCCATCTTAACAACAAGAAGCGAAACAAATAATCCCGCAACTGGATCGGCATATACAAGCCACTCTAAACCAATTTTATCCCCAATAATCGCTGAAACAATTCCAATTAAAGCTGCGATAGAAGAAAATACATCCGAACGATGCTCATATGCATTTGCAATAATCGCATCACTATTTATCCTTTTTCCCAATCGATACTTATACCGAAACATACCTTCTTTCACAACAATTGAAAGAAGAACAGCAATCACTGTAATTAAGCGTGGCGGTTCAAGTACTTGCGAAAAAGCTTTTATTGAAGAGATTGCAATTTGAATCCCAACAATAAATAAAAGAACCGCTACAATAATTGCAGAAATCGATTCCGCTTTTCCATGACCATACGGATGATCTTCATCAGGTGGCTGCTTTGCTGCACGCAATCCAAATAAAACAGCTAATGAGCCAATTACATCTGATCCAGAATGAACCGCATCAGCAAGAAGCGCCTTACTATTGCCAATATATCCAATGACTGCCTTTACAATCGCTAGCACAATATTACCGACAATTCCAACAAATGCCCCAAACTCTGCCTGTTTAAAACGTTCATCTTTTTCCATAAACGAAATCCTTCTTTCATCAATATACCTTTTTGTTTTTCCCTTTACCCCGCCCAAAGGGACAGTATTTCAACCGCTTACTCAAGAGACATCACTGTCCCTAAGGCCCCGATTGGTTCTACTAACCTTTAGCAAAGAACGCTAAAGGAAGTATCACTTTATTGTATCCGCAAACGAAAAAAGAGATGCCTCCAAAGAGGCATCATCTTTTTCAACTTACTCTTACTTACTTCACCATAATGGTTAACAAGATTTTTTACACTTGTGGCTCAGATACTTCAGTTTCTACTTTTTTCTTCCCTTTTCCTCTTTTTAATCGGCGATTTTCAAATATTAGCCAAAGTTGAGAAGCAACGAAGACAGAAGAATACGTACCTACAACTAATCCAACAAGTAATGCAATAGAGAAGTTTCGCAGTGATTCACTACCAAAAATAAACAATGTAATAACAGGGAATAACACTGTTAACACTGTATTGATGGAACGACCAATTGTTTGACGAATACTTGAGTTTACGATTTCTTCTAAATCTTTTAAATCACGAATTCGCTTTTTCTGTTTATATAGCTCACGGTTTCGGTCAAATGTAACGATAGAGTCATTGATTGAATAACCGATAATAGTTAATACCGCTGCAATAAACGTTAAGTCGACTTCCAATTGGAAGATACTGAATACAACAATCATAACGAACGCATCATGTAACAATGCGATTACAGCAGATAATGCATATGTGAAACGGAAACGAATACTTACATATAAAATGATAACCGCTGAGGCAATCATAACTGCAATAAATGCATTTCGTGCAATTTCTTTCCCGATTGTTGGAGAAACTGTACTTACATTTGGATCTGTCCCATATTTATCGTGGAAGAATGTTTTTGCTCTCGCAATTTCATCTTTCGATAAAACACCAATTGTACGAACAGCAAATCCTTTATTGTCATCCCCTGTTGGGACAATATCTTCTTCTTTTACATCAATCTTCAATTCATGTAAATCTTTTTGTACTTGTGAAACACTAATTGCTTGCTTTGATTGCAAGTCCATGCGTGTACCACTTGCAAAGTCAATTCCAAGATTCATTTTGAAAATTGGTAGTATAATTGCTCCAGCAATAACAACTACAATCGAGAATAAGAAGAACTTGTGACCGATATTTACGAAGTTAATACGGTCAAATCTCGTTGGTGCATGTTCTACACCTTTTGACAACGGAATAATTTCCTTCTGTTTCACACCAAAGTAAGATAATTTCTTATCGAAGTAACGGCTTTTCACAAGTAATCCAAGTAGGAAACGAGTACCGAATACGTTTGTAATAAAGCCGACTAAAATACTCACAATTAAACTTGTAGCGAACCCTTTTACAGAGCTATTACCATATACGAATAACACACCAGCCGCTGCAATTGTCGTAATGTTCGCATCTAAAATTGTCGCTAACGAACGATGATTACCAGCACGATATGCTGACATCATTGACTTACCAATTCTCAATTCTTCCTTGAGCCGCTCATACGTAATGATATTCGCATCAACCGCAATCCCAACCCCGAGCACTAACGCTGCAATCCCTGGTAACGTAAGGACTGCATGCATCCAGTTAAAGACAAGCAATGTTACGAAAATATATAAACCTAACATGATAACCGCTACAATTCCTGGCAAGCGGTAGAATACAAGCATAAATAAGAAGATTATAGCAATCCCGATTGCACTAGCAAAAATCGTTTGCTGTAATGCTTGTTCACCAAATTTTGCTCCAACAGATGTAGAATACATTTCTTTTAAATCAACAGGAAGTGCCCCAGCGTTTAATAAATCTGAAAGCTGTTTCGCACTTTCAACCGTAAAGTTCCCACCTACAATGGATACTTCAGCTTGGTTAAATACTTGACTTACTGTTGCTGCTGATAAATATTTTGGGTTTGGTTTTGCCGATTCTGCTTTATAAGAATCTTTACCTTCTTCAAAATCAAGCCAAATCACCATTAAATTTGTTGGTGGTGGCATTTTAGAGATCTTTTCTGTTACTTCGCGAAATTTATCGGCACTTTTTAATGTCAGCCCAACGCTTGGTCGACCTTGCTCATCGAAAGTTTGCTTCGCTCCGCCACCTTTTAAATCTGCTCCGTCCATGAGAAGGTTATCATCCACATCACGGAATGTTAATTTTGCTTGAGTGGATAAGATTTCACGTGCTTTTTGCTGATCTTTTACACCAGCAAGCTGTACACGAATACGATCTTCTCCTTCAATTTGAATGTTTGGCTCACTAACACCGAGAACATTCACACGATTCTCAAGAGCACCTACTGTACTTACAAGTGCATCTCGATCGATTTTATCTCCCTTTTTCGCTGGCTTTACTTCATACAAGATTTCAAAACCACCGCGAAGGTCTAGTCCGAGACTAATTCCTTTTGTTATGTTTTTCCCTGCCGCACCAATGATTCCCCCGATTAATAAAACGATGAGAAAAAAGGCGACGATTCTAGTGCTACGCTTTGCCATATGTACCTTGTTCCTGCTACTAAATTCATAAACAAATATTACAATTCATTTACGCTAGACAATTTCCTGTTTCATGAATCCGATCTTGCCACTTACACGCAACCATCATTCGTTTTGCTCTACAGGTATTCCTTCACACATACACGTTATCTAATAAAAATTACCATATATGTTTGTCTAGTTAGTAGACTTCCTTTCTGTAGATTTTTAACATCCTCTTTGCTAGCTTACTTCTAGCAATATAGGCAACCTCTCAGTTCTACATGACACCTACGCCGCTTACACAATGTATGGACGTACCATCACAACCTATATTTTTCCCTACAAACCATTATAATTTCGACTTTCTACCTCCTTTACGTAAAATCTCTGACATAATAAATTCCTCTTCATCAATACCTATCATTATACTGTAAAAGGGAGAACAAACCAATTACAGCCGATTATTTATTTTCATATTCTTCAAATGACCAAAGCGGCGCTTGGTACGCCTCCACTGTTAAATATGTCATATACTCATTTATTGTTAACGTTAACACATCATTCACAAGTTCATATAACCTAACATCATTACCTGCTTTTTTCCATTTTCGGTTTTTTAAGCATGTCCAAACGTCTTCAATCGTCACTCGGTCATAACCAAACAGTTGAAATTCCTCTACTTTGCTTTCTAAAACGACTTGTAACTGTTCGCGATAGGCTTCAATCAAATCCTCTTTCTCAACCACTACCATCACATCTCCTTCTTATTTTCAGCACCAAAAGTCGCTTTTATCCCGCTCTAACTGGCAGCAATATCCCCACATCAAAATGATGGAGTGGCAAAGAAGTTAGGTCGGGAATAACTGCCCCTAAGAGTCCGATTGGTTCAACTAACCATCAGTGGGAATGGAGCCTCCACTGATAGAAGTTTCACTTTATATGCTTCTCATCTTAAATGCTTGTCATTCTTGTCTCATAAGTGCATATAAATTATTGTAAATCATTCCATTGATTTTGAGAAGGTAGGAGAAGACCATGACGAGACAAAGCTTTTTACGAGGGGCATTTATTTTAATATTAGCTGGTTTTATTACAAAAATTCTCGGATTTATAAACCGAATTGTAATGGCACGTATTTTAGGAGAAGAAGGCGTCGGTCTTTATATGATGGCCGTCCCCACTTTTATTTTAGCAATTACGTTAACGCAAATTGGACTTCCTGTTGCCATTGCGAAGTTTGTCGCGGAAGCAGAAGCAGTAAATGATAAACAAAAAATAAAGAGAATACTAACCGTTTCATTAGCTGTAACGTCTGTGATTAGTATCATCTTAACCGTTGGGATTATGCTCCTTACTCCAATTTTAGCAGAAACATTATTAACCGACAAAAGAACCTATTATCCATTAATGGCAATATTACCTGTTGTCCCTGTCATTGCTGTTTCATCTGTCCTACGGGGATATTTTCAAGGAAAACAAAATATGAAACCAAGTGCGTATGCACAAGTACTAGAACAAATTGTCCGCATTACGATTATCGCATTATGTATTCGGTTATTTTTACCTTACGGCGTTGAATATGCCGCTGCAGGAGCGATGCTATCAGCTGTACTCGGTGAAGTCGCTTCTTTATTATTTCTACTAACCTTATTCCAGCGTGAAAAACATATCTCCATACGCTCTGGGTTTGTCGGAACTGTAAAGCAAAGTAAACACACCTTCCATTCACTCATGGAAATCGCGCTTCCTACTACAGGCAGTCGCTTAATCGGATCGGTCTCTTATTTTTTCGAACCAATTGTCGTCATGCAAAGCTTAGCAATGGCTGGTGTTGCCGCCTCAGTCGCTACGCAGCAGTATGGAATATTAAACGGCTATGCATTTCCACTTTTATCATTGCCAGCTTTTATTACATATGCTCTTTCTACAGCACTCGTTCCATCCATTAGTGAAGCAATGGCAAAAAAACAACACCGATTAGTCGAGCATCGCCTGCAACAAGCATTGCGCATTTCTCTTATTACAGGCGGCTGGTCAGTTGTCATTCTCTATGTATTCGCTTCACCTATTTTAACGCTTATGTATGGTTCAGATAGCGCAACTCTCTTTATTCAATTGCTTGCACCTTGCTTTTTATTTCACTATTTTCAAAGTCCCCTTACATCCGTTTTGCAAGCTTTAAACTTAGCACGCGCCGCAATGATGAACACGTTTGTTGGGGCCATCATTAAACTACTCGTCATTTTCGTACTTGCTTCAAGGCCAGAGTTTCAAATGATGGGAGTTGCTCTTGCTATCGCTGTTAACATTGTCATTGTCACATTACTGCACTACGCAACAGTCTTAAAAAAAATTACATTTACAATTTATATAAAAGATTATATATATGGGTTGATCGCCATTATTATCGCAGGAGCTTTCGGATTCTATATCCATAAATATATTATTTTTGCACCTTCACTCGGTATACAAACATTATGGGAAATCACATTAACTACAATACTTTATATCTTTCTCTTACTTGTTTTTAAACTCATTCGTAAAGAAGAATTACAACGCGTCCCTATTCTTCGTAAGCTTTCATTTTTAAAATAATGTTATAAAGTGAAACTTTGATCAGTGGGAGTTTTCTTCATCCCCCACTGATCATTAGCCCTCACCAATCGGGTTTCTATAGACAATTTATCCCCCGCCTAACTCCTTTGCTTTTAGCAGAACTTGGAGGTGGGGGTTTTTACTGCCCGCGAATAGCGGGATTAAAAAAGCTTAGTGTTTTCAATAAACAGCAAGATTTTATGTATCTTTTACATCAACAAAAAATTCCCCATTTTGAAAACTACAATAAGAAATTTCCGTTATATCTTTATATCCTATTTTTTCCAACTTACTCATAAGCCATTCATCTGTATGTTCCATCATCTGTAAATGCGACTGCTGAATTTCCCCATCAATAATAAGCGGAAATGAAAAGACCGGTGTATCATTCTTATTGTTCCCACTCTTTTGTTTGTGAAATACAGATAAACTTCCAGAAGCTTCCAAAATAGCGTATTCGACATCACGAATATCACCAATTCCTTCTTCTCTTAACTGCATCAACAAATCGTCTATATTATATCGTTGCTTTCTCATTTGTTTTTCATCAATTTTCCCTTTTCGAACAAGAATAGCTGGCTCACCATCTATTAAATGACGTACTCTTCCACTTTTAAGCGAGGCGTACGCTAACACAATTTGAATAACCACTATCACGCCCATAGGAACAATTTGCTCCCAGACAGATCGATCGGCATCTATAATTCCTAATACCGCAAGTTCTCCTAACATAATAAAAACAACTAAGTCTAAAATACTGAGCTCACCAATTTCACGTTTTCCCATAACCCGAAAAATGATAAGCATTATAAAATATAATAGCACCGTTCGAAAAGCAATTCCCCATAGTTCCATCTTTAATCCCCTTTCTACACTTTTCTTCTACGATGTAGTTTAACCAGCAAAAAAGAAACTAGTCTAACTTATACGAAATGAAAATATGCTTGTATTAAAAAGGAGGAATGCATGGTGGATGGAACGAAAAAATTATCTGTAGCCATTGGATTTGGTATCGTCACTTTATTGATACTGGCTTGTGTTGCTAGTATGTTAATTGCTCTATTACTGAAATTCACAAATATTAATGAAGGTACATTGAATATTACCCTTTTTGTACTTGCGATTCTTTCGACTTTCGTTGCCGGGTTTATTGCTGGAATAAAAGCGCACGGAAAAGGATGGCTTGTAGGATTAACAACGGGACTTACATTTACTATTCTTGTCTTTCTCGTCAATTATTTAGGCTTTTCACACGCTTTATCCACTTCACAGCTTCTCTATCAACTTGCATTAATGGGAGCAAGTACAATTGGAGGCATATTTGGTGTAAATCTCGGGAAACGCACCTATTAAAAAAGCCCTGCATATGCAGGGCTTTTTGTTATTACTTCTTCGCAATTTCGCGAATTGCGTTGCGATCAAATGTAAGGTGTGATCCACCAGCTTTAATTACAATCGTAGTATCGTCCACAGATTCAATTGTACCGTGTAATCCACCAATTGTAACGATTGCATCACCTTTTTGTAGGTTGCTTTGCATTTGCGCTACTGCCTTTTGACGCTTTTGTTGTGGGCGAATTAATAAGAAGTAGAAAATCGCAAACATCGCAACGATCATGACAATATTCATCATACCTGGATTCATGTTTTGTTCCTCCTTTAATTATATGTATTAGAAGTTTTTAGCATTCGGTTTATTAAAGCCATATTGTTCAAAGAACTCATCACGGAAATCACCAAGACGGTCTTCACGAATGGCTTGTCTCACCTGCTCCATTAATTTTAACAGAAAATGCAGGTTGTGATAAGACGTTAAACGAATTCCGAACGTTTCATCACATTTCATTAAGTGACGAATGTACGCACGAGAATAGTTTTTACATGTGTAACAATCACAATTTGGATCAAGTGGACCAAAGTCTCTTGCAAATTTCGCATTTTTCACAACTAAACGACCTTCACTTGTCATGCATGTACCATTTCGTGCAATACGAGTTGGTAATACGCAATCAAACATATCAATCCCGCGAATCGCACCATCAATTAACGAGTCAGGAGAACCAACACCCATTAAATAACGTGGTTTGTTATCTGGAAGAAGCGGCGTTGTAAATTCAAGCACACGATTCATAATGTCCTTCGGTTCTCCAACGGATAAACCACCCACTGCATAACCTGGGAAATCCATTGAAACAAGATCACGTGCACTTTGACGACGCAATTCTTCAAACTCTCCGCCCTGTACAATGCCGAATAAACCTTGGTCCTGTGGACGTTGATGTGCTTTTAGACAACGTTCTGCCCAGCGGCTCGTACGTTCTACAGATTTTTTCATATATTCGAAAGTTGCTGGGAACGGTGGACACTCATCGAATGCCATCATAATATCAGATCCAAGTGCATTTTGAATATCCATCGCCTTTTCTGGTGATAGGAATAGCTTGTCTCCGTTTAAATGATTACGGAAGTGAACGCCTTCTTCTTCAATGCGGCGGAAATCACTTAAACTAAATACTTGGAAACCGCCAGAATCTGTTAAAATCGCACGATCCCAGTTCATAAATTTATGTAAGCCGCCTGCTTCACGAATAATTTCATGACCTGGACGAAGCCATAAATGATACGTATTACTTAAAATAATACCAGCATCCATCGCTTTTAACTCTTCTGGTGACATTGTTTTAACTGTCGCAAGTGTTCCAACTGGCATAAAGGTTGGTGTGTCAAATGAACCGTGTGGTGTATGGACGCGACCTAAGCGGGCACCTGTTTGTTTACATGTTTTAATGAATTCATAACGAATTGCTGTCATATATTTACTCCTTTTTATTTGTTTCCTACTTTAGAATGAGATGCAACAAACATCGCATCACCGAAGCTAAAGAAACGATATTTCTCTTTTACTGCTTCGTTATAAGCATGAAGGACGCTATCTCTATTTGCAAATGCACTCACAAGCATAATTAATGTTGATTTTGGTAAATGAAAGTTTGTAATTAAACCGTCAATTGCTTTAAATTCATATCCTGGATACATAAAGATATCCGTCCAGCCAGATGCAGCACAAAGCTTACCATCGTGGTCTGTAGCAATCGTTTCAAGCGTACGCGTTGACGTTGTCCCAATCGTTATAATGCGCCCACCTTTTTCTTTGACGCGGTTTAATAGGTTTGCTGTTTCTTCTGACACATGATAATACTCTGCATGCATATGATGCTCTTCAATTGTATCAGCAGAAACAGGACGGAATGTACCAAGGCCAACATGAAGCGTAATAAATGCTAAATGAACGCCTTGTTTCTTCAATTTTTCTAACAGTTCTTCTGTGAAATGAAGTCCAGCCGTAGGTGCCGCTGCAGAACCAACTTCCTTCGCATATACCGTTTGATAACGGTCACGGTCTTCAAGAGTCTCTTTAATATACGGAGGAAGCGGCATTTCTCCAAGCTCATCTAAAATTTCGTAAAAAATACCATCATATGAAAACTCAAGCTGACGACCACCTTGATCAGCTGTTCCAATACAAGTTGCTTTTAGCTTTCCTTCGCCAAAAGAAATCACTGTTCCTTCTTTTACACGTTTCGCTGGTTTGACAAGTGTCTCCCACTGGTCTCCCTCTTCTTGTTTCAATAAAAGAACCTCAATGTGTGCACCTGTATCTTCTTTCACACCGTGC
This region includes:
- the queA gene encoding tRNA preQ1(34) S-adenosylmethionine ribosyltransferase-isomerase QueA; the encoded protein is MDINLFDFHLPEELIAQTPLEQRETSRLMVLDRETGEIEHKHFTDILSYLHEGDCLVLNETKVMPARLHGVKEDTGAHIEVLLLKQEEGDQWETLVKPAKRVKEGTVISFGEGKLKATCIGTADQGGRQLEFSYDGIFYEILDELGEMPLPPYIKETLEDRDRYQTVYAKEVGSAAAPTAGLHFTEELLEKLKKQGVHLAFITLHVGLGTFRPVSADTIEEHHMHAEYYHVSEETANLLNRVKEKGGRIITIGTTSTRTLETIATDHDGKLCAASGWTDIFMYPGYEFKAIDGLITNFHLPKSTLIMLVSAFANRDSVLHAYNEAVKEKYRFFSFGDAMFVASHSKVGNK